The window AGCGAGCCGTTCCGATTCGTCGAACCCACCAAGCCGTAACCTGAAGGAGCACCCAGTCATGGCACGTTCAAATCGGACGATTATTTCGCGTCGGACAGTGCTCCGGGGCATGGTGGGTGGCGGCCTGGCCGTCACCGTCCCTCTGCCTCGCCTGGTGGGCATGCTGGATGACAACGGCACGGCCTACGCCGCTGGTGGGCCGCTGCCGGTGCGTTTCGGAAACTGGTTCTTCGGCAACGGCATCATCCCGTCGCGCTGGGTGCCGTCGCGCACCGGCGTCGGCGACGCGTGGGCGCTCAGCGAAGAGCTGAGCCCTTTGCAGCCGGTCAAGTCGTACATCTCCGTGGTCACGGGCCTGGCCATCAAGGGCCCGGACATCTCACCGCACCAGGCGATGCCGGTGCAGGCGCTGACCGGCGCGCAGACGGGGAATGGCGTGGTGCAGCTGCCGACGATCGATCAAGTCGTCGGCGCCGTCACCAATACCGGAACGCTGTACCCAAAGGGCCTCCACGTCGGCCTGACCAGCACGAACGGCGGCATCGCCATGGGCCTGAACGTCTCGTTCTCGGGATCGAACGCGCCCAACCCGCCCCAGCAGAGCCCGGCAGCTATGTTCCAGACGCTGCTGAAGTACGCCAGCACCGGCACTGGCATGGCTGCGCCCCCCGATCCGTCGCTGCTGCGCCGGCGAATGGTGCTGGATGCGATCGCCGACGAATCGAAGGCGCTGCGCGCCCGGTTGGGCGTCGAGGATCAAAACCGTCTGGATCAACACCTGTCCGGCCTGCACCAGCTGCAGAATCAGCTGGTCGCCGCCGGCATGCCGCGCATGACCGGCACCATCGTCGATCCGGACAAGGCGTACCCGAGCCGCGGCGCCGACGGGTCCATCACGCGCATGCGCGGTCAGGCGTTCTCCGATCTGCTGGTCTTCGCGATGGCCGGTGACCTGACGCGCGTGTTCTCGTACGCCTTCACCGGGCCGGCTTGCCACGGCGGGTACGGCGACTGCGGCCTGGCCGCGTCGTCGTTTCACGAGGACTATGGCCATCGCACCAGCTCGAAGGGCGTACAGGCGGCGACCGAGGGGTTCAACACCGGCGTCAAGTTCACCATGTCCTGCCTGGCCGACACGCTGACGCGGATGAAGAACACGCCCGACGGCGCCGGCAACCTGCTCGATAACTCGGTCCTGTACACGACGTCGTGCGTGTCGGAATCGCAAACCCACGGCGGCACAGATTTCCCGGTGCTGGTGTCGGGCAAGGCCGGCGGCAAGCTGAAGGGCGACATGCACGTGCGCCTGGTCGGCGAGAACGTCAGCCGGGTGCCGTTAACGTTGCTGACGGCGATGGGCAGTAACGCGACCTCGTGGGGCATGGGCGATACGGCGGCGACGACCGGAGTCTCGGAGCTGTTGGCGTAACCCATGCGGTGGCAATTTTTGGCGCGCGGGTTTTTGGTCCTTGGTTTGGCACTGACGGGCGCATGCGGCGGTGGCGCCTCCGTCCCGGGCAGCAACGCCGGTGGAAACAGCGGCAGCGGCAACACCAGTGGCAGCGGTAACAGCTCCGGCAGTGGCAACAGTGGCGGCATGGCGTCGTGCAAGTGGGAAGGCACCGGCTGGGCGTGCACCGGTGGGCCGGGCGGCGGCGGCGCGCCCGGGCCGATCGATCCCGGTGGCGGCACGGGCAACGGCGGCGCGTCCGCCGGCCCGCCCGACGGCGGCGGCGACAGCGGTGCTGGCGGCGGCAGCGGCGGCACCGCGGGCGCGATGGGCGGCGACGGGCCGGCGATCACGTTCATGGAGTTCAGCGCCAGCACGCCCAGCCAACCGGGCCAGATCGTCGCCGGCAAAGACGGCAACCTTTGGTTCAATCACCAGAGCACGAAGCCGAGCGCGATCTCGAAGATGACGCCGGCGGGGGCGTTCTCTCTTTACAACACGTCCACCACCAACATCGGTCCGGTCGGGATCGCCGCCGGCCCTGACGGCAACGTCTGGTACACGAAGCAGCAGGGCGTCGGCCTCGCCACGCCTGGTGGGCAGATCACCGAACGCGGCGTCCCCGGCGGGCGCGATTCGGCCGGGATCACCGCCGGTCCTGACGGCAATCTCTGGTTCACCGAACCCATCGGCAACCGCGTCGCCAAGACCACGCCGGGCGGGATGTTCACCGAGTACATGGTCCCCACGGCGGACG is drawn from Polyangia bacterium and contains these coding sequences:
- a CDS encoding DUF1552 domain-containing protein, producing MLRGMVGGGLAVTVPLPRLVGMLDDNGTAYAAGGPLPVRFGNWFFGNGIIPSRWVPSRTGVGDAWALSEELSPLQPVKSYISVVTGLAIKGPDISPHQAMPVQALTGAQTGNGVVQLPTIDQVVGAVTNTGTLYPKGLHVGLTSTNGGIAMGLNVSFSGSNAPNPPQQSPAAMFQTLLKYASTGTGMAAPPDPSLLRRRMVLDAIADESKALRARLGVEDQNRLDQHLSGLHQLQNQLVAAGMPRMTGTIVDPDKAYPSRGADGSITRMRGQAFSDLLVFAMAGDLTRVFSYAFTGPACHGGYGDCGLAASSFHEDYGHRTSSKGVQAATEGFNTGVKFTMSCLADTLTRMKNTPDGAGNLLDNSVLYTTSCVSESQTHGGTDFPVLVSGKAGGKLKGDMHVRLVGENVSRVPLTLLTAMGSNATSWGMGDTAATTGVSELLA